The Pseudomonas sp. FP2309 genomic sequence ACGACCAATTGGTCCTGGCCTTCAGCCAGTTGATAACTCTTCTTTTCCGAAGAGAAAATCGGACGACCGGTTGCGCTTGCATCGGGACCGTTGGTGCCGATCAGGCCGCTTTGCGCCTGGTAAACACGTTCGCCACCGTTATCGAACAACTGGAAAGGAATTTCCGGATGGTCCTGACGGCGCGGATAGAGCGGCAGTGTCAGTTTGGCAACATCGCCACCTTGCGGGTCGATCGCCAAGTCCAACACATCCGTCTTGATCTGGATGAGGTCGGTGCTTGTGGCCACTGCAACTTCGGCAGGTGCTTTTGTTTCGCCCGCTGCGCGTGGAATGTCATCACTGGCGGCAGTATTGGTGCCACTTACTGTATCGGGAAGCCCCGCTGGAACAGCATTGGCAGCAACATTCTGAGTCGGCAGGGCAGCTTGGCCGTAGTCCTGGTTCCATTTAAGGACCATGACGTAGGACACGATTGCCAGGGCGACGATCAGGATCGTGCGTTTAATATCCATGATTACTCGGCCATCGAAGAAGAACGGGAGGTAGGGATAGGCGGAACCGGGTCATAACCACCGGGATTCCACGGATGACAGCGACCTAAACGACGAAAGGTCAGCCAGCCACCGCGCAGAAGACCATGATTTTCTATGGCCTCTAACGCGTAGCAGGAACAACTGGGGTAGAAACGACAGTGGCTGGCCATCAGAGGACTAATGGCATAGCGATAAAACTGGATCGGAACGAGGGCCAGTTTACGCATCAAGGCTGTCTACCCCTACAGTTTCGGTGCTGACTGCTGGTGCTGGCTTGTTGGTACGCGCCAAACGTTTCCAGAGCTTGCCGAAATGCTGAATCAATTCGGGGTTTTCTACATCCCCCAAGCCTTTGCGCGCGACGATAACAATATCCCAACCAACCAGAGTGTCCTGGTGGAGGCGAAACGATTCGCGCATCAGACGCTTGAGGCGATTGCGCTCAACGGAGAGCTTTACGCTCTTCTTGCCGATCACCAGTCCGAGACGGGGGTGATCAAGATCGTTGTTACGCGCAAGGAGCAGGAGATTTTTCCCCGGAACCTTGCCGGTGGGGGAGTCAAAGACTGCCTTGAAATGCCGGGGGGTTAGCAGACGCTTTTCCCGACTGAAGTCCTGACTCACCACCAGTACCGGATTATCAAACTGCCAGACGCGCACGACCTTTGGCGCGACGACGCGACAGGACAGCACGGCCGTTCTTGGTAGCCATGCGAGCACGGAAGCCGTGAGTACGGGCGCGTTTGATGGTGCTTGGTTGGAAAGTACGTTTCATGGCGTTGTTACCTGGTTCGTCCACAACGGGCCGGAATGGCCCCC encodes the following:
- the rpmH gene encoding 50S ribosomal protein L34, with protein sequence MKRTFQPSTIKRARTHGFRARMATKNGRAVLSRRRAKGRARLAV
- the rnpA gene encoding ribonuclease P protein component, with protein sequence MSQDFSREKRLLTPRHFKAVFDSPTGKVPGKNLLLLARNNDLDHPRLGLVIGKKSVKLSVERNRLKRLMRESFRLHQDTLVGWDIVIVARKGLGDVENPELIQHFGKLWKRLARTNKPAPAVSTETVGVDSLDA
- the yidD gene encoding membrane protein insertion efficiency factor YidD; translation: MRKLALVPIQFYRYAISPLMASHCRFYPSCSCYALEAIENHGLLRGGWLTFRRLGRCHPWNPGGYDPVPPIPTSRSSSMAE